In Desulfopila inferna, a single window of DNA contains:
- a CDS encoding DUF294 nucleotidyltransferase-like domain-containing protein yields MSEEYSYAPFSLLSREEFDAISTHLSYESVAADTVLLIQEITVVDKFRVIISGSARFYFEFNFVETLKRHMQKGDSFGGISILLNEGIATKTLRVLEDSVFLTLDSGHFLTLCEKNDRFTEFFTTAFGKSMINRTYAGIISRQIKDKELNLPFFNQPISAMYRPVLAECHRYASIKTAAQKMAETNSSALLVRSDTGIEGIVTDADLRKRAIAMGLEVSAPVEKILSSPVISISDDSQVYEVFLEMLEKDVRHLVLINHIGEITGIITEKDLITAQANSTYLLIKTVKSSKNIDQLENIHARLTRMLLNPIQNGSSTEYITKLITAFSDAIIEKIIAFSVEELGPPPCKFVFMIMGSEGREEQTFISDQDNAIIYEDLEDASQREQAQNYFGPLAERICNQLNTAGYSLCVGNNMAKNPDWCQPLSVWKEYFYKWTHVAKPEDLLHSSIFFDFRGVGGDTSLADQLKKYLLRLIDKWPGFLRNMTENTLFFKPPITLLGKFVVEKKGENKGSFDIKLALLPIIDLARIYSLQNNITDTNTLRRLFRLHKMRVLDDEEYRDLVQIYNYLMRLRFLRQITVIIDEEKEPDNLIYPARLSSLDRVILKKAFKRIKKFQQKLSFDFTGTA; encoded by the coding sequence ATGAGTGAAGAATATTCGTATGCGCCTTTTTCGCTACTTTCCAGAGAGGAATTTGATGCCATCAGCACGCATCTTTCTTATGAGTCCGTGGCCGCCGATACGGTTCTTCTTATCCAGGAGATTACAGTTGTCGATAAATTCCGGGTCATCATCTCAGGTTCTGCCAGGTTTTACTTTGAATTCAATTTTGTCGAGACCCTGAAAAGACATATGCAGAAAGGGGACAGTTTTGGTGGAATCTCCATTCTGCTCAATGAGGGAATAGCAACCAAGACTCTCAGGGTGCTTGAGGACTCAGTATTCCTTACCCTCGATTCCGGTCATTTCCTGACCCTGTGCGAAAAAAACGACCGCTTCACCGAATTCTTTACCACCGCCTTCGGCAAAAGCATGATAAACCGGACCTATGCCGGGATTATCTCCCGCCAGATCAAGGACAAGGAGCTCAATCTACCCTTCTTCAATCAACCGATTTCGGCGATGTACAGGCCGGTCCTGGCAGAATGTCACCGCTATGCCTCTATAAAAACAGCCGCGCAGAAAATGGCCGAGACCAACAGCAGTGCTCTTTTGGTCAGAAGCGACACCGGGATCGAGGGAATCGTAACCGATGCCGATCTTCGTAAAAGGGCAATTGCCATGGGACTGGAGGTATCGGCCCCTGTTGAGAAGATATTGTCGTCGCCGGTAATTTCGATCAGCGATGATTCGCAGGTATATGAGGTATTTCTGGAGATGCTTGAGAAAGATGTACGGCATCTAGTGCTTATCAATCATATCGGAGAGATCACCGGCATTATTACCGAGAAAGATCTCATTACCGCCCAGGCAAACTCAACGTATCTGTTGATAAAAACAGTCAAATCCTCCAAAAATATCGATCAGCTTGAAAACATTCATGCAAGACTGACAAGAATGCTCCTGAATCCTATACAAAATGGTTCCAGCACCGAATATATAACCAAATTGATTACGGCCTTCTCCGATGCCATTATTGAAAAAATCATCGCTTTCTCCGTTGAAGAACTTGGACCTCCGCCGTGTAAATTTGTGTTTATGATTATGGGCTCGGAAGGCCGTGAGGAGCAGACCTTCATCTCGGACCAGGACAATGCCATTATCTATGAAGATTTAGAGGATGCATCGCAAAGGGAACAGGCCCAGAACTATTTCGGTCCGCTGGCCGAACGTATCTGCAACCAGCTGAACACTGCCGGATACAGTCTCTGTGTGGGTAACAATATGGCCAAAAATCCGGACTGGTGTCAACCTCTGTCCGTCTGGAAAGAGTACTTTTATAAATGGACCCATGTGGCCAAACCCGAAGATTTGCTGCATTCCAGTATTTTCTTTGATTTCAGAGGCGTTGGCGGAGATACATCCCTTGCGGATCAACTGAAGAAATACCTGCTGCGTCTCATCGACAAGTGGCCGGGATTTTTGCGAAATATGACGGAAAACACCCTTTTTTTCAAACCGCCCATCACTCTGCTGGGAAAATTTGTCGTGGAAAAAAAGGGAGAGAATAAGGGGAGCTTCGATATCAAGCTTGCCCTGCTGCCCATCATTGATCTGGCCAGAATATATTCCCTGCAGAATAATATTACCGATACCAATACACTGCGGCGCCTGTTCAGGCTCCATAAGATGCGGGTGCTGGATGACGAGGAATACAGGGATCTGGTACAGATCTACAATTATCTGATGCGCCTGAGATTTTTAAGACAGATCACGGTAATAATAGATGAGGAAAAGGAACCGGATAATCTCATCTATCCGGCCAGACTCTCTTCCCTGGATCGGGTTATACTGAAAAAGGCATTTAAACGGATCAAGAAGTTCCAGCAAAAATTGAGTTTCGATTTTACCGGAACCGCATAA
- a CDS encoding 3'-5' exonuclease, translated as MKQTNAFWQFVFLALALTLCYIFFLLFLVWQQLAVEETLFLRRIVHQNIYYLLALITVVPVALWVIFEICYTKFYLPLKKIPAETSVIYRTNPSHRLQFNGNHNINELSEAINGFAEVHENLIKHIAREIGAARSETEKERNLLASIMAELPVGLIICNINGRILLFNSQARMVFTRNRSTRRSEYFLGLGRSIFHIIDKSLIIHALDEIEERLAAGKSRVASSFITQLEEDVLVNAETIPVLSEERRITGFILSLQDISGNIERYESINRSLLSFGRDLQKSLSRIEELVTPEMHHRDDDVKVVQECLADLGKKFDSTCVSVLDRAFETMPLTRIDLQRFLFLIQKTAGEKNIRVNITTTSQGKRILGDTFSFAAAFVYIVEKLSALTFLDEFDMLATAQEKQVVFEISWGSPPVSCREIDNIISEKITPLTNLGYVLKQNRATLEPIADREQKCSLVRITAKSELASPSYAKRGPVITGSRPEYYDFNLFTVDEENRDMLDSNLTSLTYSVIDTETTGLDPGGGDEIISIGAVRIVHNRIVYQDQFEQLVNPARDIPFESYKIHGIEPDMVKDKPTIEDILPALKSYIADSVIVGHDVGFDLKMIKMKEKSSGVVLANPVLDTLLLSAMLHPIHKQHNIENVAKRLGVSIIGRHTALGDALAAAEIFLKLLPILQSKGIFTLKDAIEASKRTFFLRLRY; from the coding sequence ATGAAACAGACGAATGCATTCTGGCAATTTGTCTTTCTGGCCTTAGCTCTGACTCTCTGCTACATCTTTTTTCTTCTCTTTCTGGTCTGGCAGCAACTCGCTGTTGAAGAAACCCTTTTTCTTCGCCGGATAGTCCATCAAAACATTTATTATCTGCTGGCCTTGATCACTGTTGTCCCCGTGGCCTTATGGGTGATCTTCGAAATATGCTATACCAAATTCTACCTGCCGCTTAAAAAAATTCCTGCCGAAACCTCCGTTATCTACAGAACAAACCCGTCTCATCGTCTTCAATTTAACGGAAACCATAATATTAATGAATTATCCGAAGCCATTAACGGCTTTGCAGAGGTTCATGAGAATCTCATCAAACATATTGCCCGGGAAATAGGTGCAGCCAGGAGCGAAACGGAGAAGGAGCGCAATCTACTTGCCTCGATTATGGCGGAGTTGCCGGTAGGGTTGATAATATGCAATATCAACGGCAGGATACTGCTCTTTAATTCGCAGGCTAGGATGGTATTTACCCGAAACAGATCGACGAGAAGGTCGGAATACTTCTTAGGCCTGGGCAGGTCGATTTTCCATATAATCGACAAGTCACTCATCATACACGCGCTAGATGAAATCGAGGAACGGCTGGCCGCTGGCAAAAGTCGGGTTGCTTCCTCCTTTATTACTCAGCTTGAAGAAGATGTCCTGGTCAACGCCGAAACCATTCCGGTCCTCAGCGAGGAGCGACGGATAACCGGGTTTATTTTAAGCCTCCAGGATATTTCCGGCAACATAGAGAGATATGAATCGATAAACCGGAGTCTGTTATCTTTTGGCCGGGATCTGCAGAAAAGCCTTTCCCGAATCGAGGAGTTAGTAACACCGGAAATGCATCACCGGGATGACGACGTCAAGGTGGTGCAGGAGTGTCTTGCGGATCTGGGGAAAAAATTTGATTCCACCTGTGTATCCGTGCTGGACAGGGCCTTTGAGACCATGCCTCTGACCAGGATAGATCTGCAGCGGTTCCTCTTCCTGATTCAAAAGACTGCGGGAGAAAAAAATATCAGGGTAAATATCACCACCACCAGTCAAGGCAAAAGAATTTTGGGCGATACCTTCTCCTTTGCTGCGGCCTTTGTCTATATTGTGGAGAAGCTCAGTGCACTCACCTTTCTGGATGAGTTCGACATGCTGGCCACAGCCCAGGAGAAACAGGTGGTCTTCGAGATCTCCTGGGGCAGCCCTCCGGTAAGCTGCCGGGAAATCGACAACATCATCTCGGAGAAAATTACGCCGCTCACCAACTTAGGCTATGTCCTTAAACAAAACAGAGCCACCCTCGAACCCATTGCCGACAGAGAACAGAAATGTTCGCTGGTGAGAATAACAGCGAAATCGGAACTGGCTTCTCCCTCATATGCCAAACGAGGCCCGGTCATCACCGGCTCCAGGCCTGAATATTATGATTTTAACCTTTTCACCGTAGATGAAGAGAACCGGGATATGCTTGATTCCAACCTCACTTCACTTACCTACAGTGTTATCGATACCGAAACGACCGGGCTTGATCCCGGAGGAGGTGATGAGATCATCTCCATCGGGGCGGTAAGGATCGTCCACAACCGCATTGTCTATCAGGACCAGTTCGAGCAGCTGGTCAACCCCGCACGTGACATTCCTTTTGAATCCTATAAAATTCACGGCATCGAACCGGATATGGTGAAGGACAAGCCAACCATCGAAGACATTCTGCCGGCATTGAAAAGCTATATTGCCGATAGCGTTATCGTCGGACATGATGTTGGTTTCGATTTGAAGATGATAAAGATGAAGGAAAAAAGCAGCGGTGTGGTGTTGGCCAATCCTGTTCTCGATACCCTGTTGCTCTCGGCCATGCTGCATCCGATCCACAAGCAGCACAATATTGAGAACGTGGCCAAAAGACTTGGTGTCAGTATTATCGGCCGCCATACCGCACTTGGTGATGCACTTGCCGCGGCGGAGATATTTCTCAAGCTTCTGCCGATCCTGCAGAGTAAGGGAATTTTCACCTTAAAAGATGCCATTGAAGCATCGAAACGGACATTTTTCCTACGATTACGTTACTGA
- a CDS encoding S1 family peptidase, which translates to MLETVFKKFHNGCLMVFRRDTDTVLFLGSAFLVHSGGYLLTVSHILPSEGQLMVVSGETMSNEFTPISQEMVASIPVSIVRRNRERDVALLKMEVEIDMSLPDFFLGSAENIPIGSSVMAMGYAFGHQSLHTLVAMNAVVSARMISPNNSRLLLFDSMMHDGDRGGPLVGVSEGVVVGIISGRFDPREAARDITDDSRTVETNTNISYAVAIEYGLELMEEEGLLETRTTLGE; encoded by the coding sequence ATGCTCGAAACGGTTTTTAAGAAGTTTCATAATGGTTGCCTGATGGTGTTTCGCCGTGATACCGACACGGTATTGTTTCTCGGTTCGGCATTTCTGGTCCATTCCGGCGGTTACCTGCTCACAGTCTCCCATATCCTGCCCAGCGAAGGTCAGCTGATGGTGGTGAGTGGTGAAACGATGAGCAATGAATTCACCCCAATCAGCCAGGAGATGGTAGCCTCTATTCCTGTCAGTATAGTGAGACGCAACCGGGAACGAGATGTCGCCCTGCTAAAAATGGAGGTTGAGATTGATATGTCGCTGCCCGATTTTTTCCTCGGCAGTGCGGAAAATATCCCTATAGGCTCCAGTGTAATGGCCATGGGCTATGCCTTTGGCCATCAGTCGCTGCACACCCTTGTCGCCATGAATGCCGTGGTCAGCGCCAGGATGATTTCCCCCAACAACAGCAGACTGCTGCTGTTTGACTCGATGATGCACGATGGGGACCGGGGAGGGCCGCTGGTAGGTGTAAGTGAGGGAGTTGTGGTAGGCATCATAAGCGGTCGCTTTGATCCTCGAGAGGCGGCACGTGATATTACCGACGACAGTCGTACCGTCGAAACCAATACCAATATCTCCTATGCCGTTGCCATAGAATATGGTCTTGAACTGATGGAAGAGGAAGGGCTTCTTGAAACGAGAACGACACTGGGGGAATAA
- a CDS encoding glycine betaine ABC transporter substrate-binding protein, protein MDKPGKCFLYILILTAIWTTAGRDVAEARETVKLAYTNWSSSIAGSSLAQAVLQEELGYRVELVRLDADQMWEAVATGKVDAMLSAWLPTTHQQYYQRYGEQLEDLGPNLSGARIGLVVPDVSAGRQVGGQGWRAPSYIAAESISDLREYAEEFRGRIIGIDPEAGIMKRTLKALEVYNLDYRLIDGSEISMTAELSNAIRHKRWIVVTGWTPHWMFARWNLKFLADQQDVFGGAEEIHTMVRSGLRQDLPKAYAFLARFSWTPEEASQFMIWNQADQGLYSYETALRWMRVHPERVRQWLDDQ, encoded by the coding sequence ATGGATAAGCCCGGAAAATGTTTTCTGTATATCCTTATCCTTACAGCGATATGGACAACAGCAGGGAGAGACGTCGCAGAGGCACGGGAAACGGTGAAACTTGCCTATACCAACTGGTCCTCATCCATTGCCGGCAGCTCTCTGGCACAGGCCGTGCTCCAGGAGGAACTGGGGTATCGGGTGGAGCTGGTAAGGCTGGATGCCGATCAGATGTGGGAGGCGGTGGCAACGGGAAAGGTGGACGCCATGCTTTCCGCCTGGCTGCCCACGACACACCAGCAGTATTATCAACGATACGGAGAGCAACTGGAAGATCTCGGACCGAACCTCAGCGGAGCCCGGATCGGCCTTGTTGTCCCCGATGTCAGTGCCGGACGCCAGGTGGGAGGGCAGGGCTGGCGGGCGCCGTCATACATTGCCGCAGAATCGATCAGCGATCTGCGGGAGTATGCCGAAGAGTTCCGGGGCCGGATAATCGGTATCGATCCCGAGGCCGGAATCATGAAGCGGACATTGAAGGCTCTGGAGGTCTATAATCTCGACTACAGGCTGATAGACGGCAGCGAAATCTCGATGACTGCCGAACTTTCCAACGCCATTCGCCACAAGCGCTGGATTGTGGTAACCGGCTGGACGCCGCACTGGATGTTCGCTCGCTGGAATCTGAAATTCCTCGCTGATCAGCAGGATGTATTCGGTGGAGCCGAGGAAATACATACAATGGTGCGGTCCGGCCTGCGCCAGGATCTCCCCAAAGCGTATGCCTTCCTCGCTCGCTTTTCCTGGACTCCGGAAGAAGCGTCGCAGTTTATGATCTGGAACCAGGCTGATCAGGGACTTTATTCCTACGAAACGGCGCTGCGCTGGATGCGGGTCCATCCGGAGCGGGTTCGGCAGTGGCTCGATGATCAGTAG
- a CDS encoding BCCT family transporter, with the protein MESSEHSPSGEKGWFHLDVHPYVFFISAGLILTFVALTLVFQANVDNFFSNLQALIGKYAGWFFVWTMNIILVYVISLLLGRFSSIRLGGVEAEPEFTTLGWFSMLFSAGMGIGLLFYGVAEPMFHYVASPLVEPGTAEAARIGMDLTFLHWGLHPWAVYAIVGLSLAFFSFNKGLPLSIRSAFYPLLKERIYGPIGNMIDIMATVATMFGVATSLGLGVQQVNAGLNHLFGIPQSTFIQVLLIVGITCIAAWSVVRGISAGIKLLSQINVYLAAGLMLFVLLLGPTLFIMKALMENIGFYFQNLPQLATWNETYEATDWQLAWTIFYWGWWISWSPFVGMFIARVSYGRTIGEFIKGVLFVPTFITFAWITVFGNSAINIEMFGAGDIARAVQENVPVSLFKLLEHYPLQSLTSMLAIVVVITFFVTSSDSGSLVIDIITAGGNPDPPVLQRLFWAVMEGVVAAVLLIGGGLVALQTAAITTGLPFALILLGMCYSLHKGLAEYKEGQTFELSIGDSKTKELRHRPSIKLPTFGRRRFW; encoded by the coding sequence ATGGAAAGCAGTGAGCATTCTCCGTCGGGGGAAAAAGGTTGGTTTCATCTCGATGTCCATCCTTATGTTTTCTTCATTTCCGCCGGGCTCATTCTCACATTTGTTGCCCTGACCCTGGTTTTTCAGGCCAATGTCGATAATTTTTTCTCTAACCTCCAAGCTCTGATCGGCAAATATGCCGGCTGGTTCTTCGTCTGGACCATGAATATCATTCTGGTCTATGTCATTTCGCTGTTGCTCGGTCGTTTCTCCAGCATAAGACTGGGTGGAGTGGAAGCAGAACCGGAATTTACCACACTTGGCTGGTTTTCCATGCTTTTTTCTGCAGGTATGGGAATTGGTCTTCTTTTTTACGGCGTCGCCGAACCGATGTTTCATTATGTTGCCTCCCCCCTTGTTGAACCCGGCACTGCAGAGGCCGCCAGAATCGGTATGGACCTGACCTTTCTGCACTGGGGGCTGCATCCCTGGGCAGTGTATGCCATTGTTGGTTTATCGCTGGCATTTTTTTCTTTTAACAAAGGATTGCCTTTATCGATCCGCTCGGCGTTTTATCCGTTGCTCAAGGAAAGGATTTACGGTCCCATCGGCAACATGATCGATATTATGGCGACAGTAGCGACTATGTTCGGCGTCGCCACCTCCTTGGGATTGGGAGTTCAGCAGGTTAATGCCGGCCTTAATCACCTCTTTGGGATACCGCAGTCAACTTTTATTCAGGTCCTCTTGATTGTCGGTATTACTTGTATTGCCGCCTGGTCGGTGGTCAGGGGCATCAGTGCCGGCATCAAATTGCTCAGCCAGATTAATGTTTATCTTGCCGCAGGATTGATGCTTTTTGTGCTGCTGCTGGGGCCGACCCTGTTTATCATGAAGGCGCTGATGGAAAATATCGGCTTTTACTTTCAAAATCTTCCCCAGCTGGCTACCTGGAATGAAACCTACGAAGCGACGGACTGGCAGCTGGCCTGGACAATTTTCTATTGGGGCTGGTGGATTTCCTGGTCGCCCTTTGTCGGCATGTTCATTGCCCGTGTCTCCTATGGCCGTACCATCGGTGAGTTTATCAAAGGAGTTCTGTTTGTGCCCACCTTTATTACCTTTGCCTGGATTACCGTTTTCGGCAACAGCGCCATAAACATTGAGATGTTCGGAGCAGGAGATATCGCCCGGGCGGTTCAGGAAAATGTCCCGGTGTCGTTATTCAAGCTGCTTGAGCATTATCCGTTGCAGTCCCTGACCTCAATGCTGGCGATCGTTGTGGTAATCACCTTTTTCGTTACCTCGTCTGACTCCGGTTCGCTGGTGATCGACATCATCACCGCCGGAGGCAATCCCGACCCGCCTGTCCTGCAGCGTCTGTTCTGGGCCGTGATGGAGGGTGTTGTGGCCGCGGTGCTACTTATAGGCGGCGGTCTGGTGGCGCTGCAGACCGCGGCGATCACAACCGGACTGCCCTTTGCCCTCATTTTGCTGGGGATGTGCTATTCCCTGCATAAAGGACTTGCCGAGTATAAGGAGGGTCAGACCTTCGAGCTGTCTATCGGAGACTCAAAAACCAAGGAACTCCGGCACCGTCCTTCGATTAAACTGCCGACTTTCGGACGGCGTCGGTTCTGGTAG
- the trhA gene encoding PAQR family membrane homeostasis protein TrhA, with protein MVVSPPMYSAREELANAATHALGVLLSIKGLIFLVVFSVLNGNGYHIVSSSIFGASLVLLYSMSTFYHLVKTAKMKKLFRALDHSSIFILIAGTYTPFTLVTLHGSWGWTLFGIVWGLAVAGIILETVTGQRFEKLSLSLYIAMGWLIIVAIKPLFLGIAPGGIALVAGGGLCYTLGVVFYIWNALVFNHAIWHLFVLGGSVLHFFAVFFYVIP; from the coding sequence ATGGTTGTTTCACCTCCAATGTACAGTGCCAGGGAAGAGCTCGCCAATGCGGCTACACATGCGCTGGGTGTCCTTCTCTCCATTAAGGGACTCATTTTCCTGGTAGTCTTCTCCGTTCTCAATGGTAATGGCTACCATATTGTCAGTAGTTCCATATTTGGGGCAAGCCTGGTCCTCCTCTATTCCATGTCGACTTTTTATCATCTGGTGAAAACAGCAAAGATGAAAAAGCTCTTCAGGGCACTTGATCATTCATCAATATTTATATTAATTGCAGGAACATACACTCCATTCACCTTGGTGACCCTGCATGGCAGCTGGGGCTGGACACTCTTTGGCATAGTATGGGGCCTCGCCGTTGCGGGAATTATTCTGGAAACAGTCACCGGTCAGAGATTTGAAAAGCTTTCTCTCAGTTTATATATCGCCATGGGTTGGCTTATCATTGTAGCTATCAAGCCCCTTTTCCTCGGTATTGCCCCGGGCGGCATAGCACTTGTTGCCGGAGGCGGCCTCTGTTACACCCTGGGAGTGGTTTTTTATATCTGGAATGCACTCGTCTTCAATCATGCGATCTGGCATCTCTTTGTGCTGGGCGGCAGTGTTCTTCATTTCTTTGCTGTTTTTTTCTATGTCATTCCCTAG
- a CDS encoding YkgJ family cysteine cluster protein, which translates to MKVTILDTIYAVFAEWSPSEQFCCAPGCASCCTRNVTITALEGRQILNYCREMKGREWLVRLFDGLHPADPALQTTNEYVEDILHNRQNSENQAKSSESCPFLEGGRCSIYPVRPFSCRCFFSTILCGSSGAATIPDVHLYGSMAMMQLIEHLGQFDHWGNMVDVLVILVNSPEYAGSFEPLDNQELLQHARTQVHRALPLPGFILPPAEKAGLDQLLRTIFETRLGRTTIEQILNGR; encoded by the coding sequence ATGAAAGTTACGATTCTTGATACAATTTATGCGGTCTTTGCCGAATGGTCTCCATCCGAACAATTTTGCTGTGCTCCGGGTTGTGCCTCATGCTGTACCCGCAATGTCACTATCACCGCTCTTGAGGGCAGGCAAATCCTCAACTACTGTCGCGAAATGAAAGGCAGAGAATGGCTGGTGCGATTATTCGACGGCCTTCATCCGGCAGATCCGGCCCTGCAGACTACAAACGAATACGTCGAAGATATTCTGCATAATCGTCAGAACAGCGAAAACCAGGCGAAATCTTCAGAGAGCTGCCCTTTCCTGGAAGGAGGCAGATGCAGTATCTACCCGGTACGGCCCTTCAGCTGCCGATGTTTTTTTTCAACAATCCTCTGTGGCAGCAGTGGTGCCGCGACTATCCCCGATGTCCATCTGTACGGATCCATGGCGATGATGCAGCTCATCGAACATCTCGGACAGTTTGACCATTGGGGTAATATGGTCGATGTCCTTGTCATTCTGGTGAATTCGCCGGAGTATGCTGGCAGCTTTGAACCATTGGACAATCAGGAACTGCTGCAGCACGCCCGCACCCAGGTGCACCGAGCCCTCCCGCTGCCCGGATTTATTCTTCCTCCGGCGGAAAAGGCCGGGTTGGACCAGCTCCTGCGCACCATCTTTGAGACGCGGTTGGGTCGCACAACCATCGAACAGATCCTCAACGGCCGGTAA